Below is a genomic region from Pseudomonas extremaustralis.
GCTTCATCGACAGGTCCAGCAGCACGATATCGGGTTGCAGGGCGCAAAACTGCTCCAGCAACTGCGCGCCATCGCTGGCTTCGCCGATCACCGTGTAGCCGGGGATGTCCTGGACCAGTGCACGGACACCGGCTCGAATCAGTGCATGGTCATCCACCAGAAGTAATTTGCAGGTCACTCGAAAACCTTAGGGGAACTGGCCCGTTCGAGGGCGCGGGGCGCCCAGGGGAAAAGCGCTTCGATCCGTGTCCCTTTGCCTGGCTGGCTGCTGACGGACAAGGTGCCCCCCAGTTGATCAATCCGCTCGAACATGCCGGCCATGCCCCGTTGACCTTCCAGGCCGGGGTCGATGGCAGGCGAAAAACCCTGGCCGTCATCGCTGATACTCAGCGACAGTCCTTCGGGCAGGCGTTGCAGGCGTATAAGCAAATTGTGTGCCTGGGCGTGGCGAAGCATGTTGGTCACCGCTTCCTGGGTGATGCGAAAGGCTGCCACGGCCATTTCTTCGGGGATTCCGGTCAGCCGTTGCTGGCATTCCAGGCTCCAGTGAATCGGTGTGTTTTCCAGGGTCTTGATCAAGTGCGCGCGCAGACTGGCTTCCAGCCCCAGGCTGGCCAATTGGCGAGGGTTGAGGATGGCGGAGACGTCGCGCACTTTGGCCAGGGTTTCATCGAGCGTGCTGCACAACACCGTGCATTGGCCTTGCAGGTCTTGCGGCAGGCGGCGCTTGAGCCATTCGCTTTGCAGCTTGGCGGCGGTCAGCAATTGGCCGATATCGTCATGCAGCTCACGGCTGAGGCGGTGGCGTTCGTTTTCCTGTACTTGCAGCAGACGCTCAGCCAGTTCCTGGGGTTGGAACTTGATGGATTTGCGTGAGCCCCACTGTTGCAGGCCAACCAGCGCCAGTATCGCCAGGTTGAGCAGCAGCACCGCCAGGGGCACAGGTTTTGTGCCGGCATAGGCGAACAGGCTGAGCAGCAACGAGACCAGGCACAGGGCGAGCATCAAGCGGCGTGCATGGCTGCTGGACACGAACCTGGCGAGGAGTGACTTGAGCTTGGCGTACATAGCGGATGGAGCCAATGAGGGTTCGCTGCGGGAAGACCGGTCATGGCGGCTGACGGGGCTTTGTGTGAAGTGCGTGGCCAAATCGTTTTTAAACATGATGAAGTTGAGTTACTTCGGGCGGGGCACATAGTACCACCCCTGTAACCGTTGGTCGCCTGGCACTTTGCATTGCCGCGCCATCACCCACGCCAATACCCTGAGGAGAGTCTCAGAGTTTGAAGAATGGGAAATTTTATTATCTAAGTTGGTTGTATCAGTGGGCCGGTTAGTGGCTATTTGATATTTGTTTTTGTCGCTTTTAGATACCCCATGGAGTGAATGCGACCTGATCGTGTCTCAGGACGCATGATGCAGGCGTTGCTGCGGTTTGGCACTGAAATCCTTTTGCGGAATCTGCAGGGCTGCCGTGGCAATCAATGTGGTTTGTTCGGTTTCATCCAGAGCCAGCTGGCCTGTCTTTATATCGATCAACTCCAACTGCCAGGCCAGCAGGGTCAGGCAATCATGCAAGGCATCCAAGGCCTGATCATGCAGTTGCAAAGGGTTTTCCGCATTGGCGATCAAGTATTGGATATGTCGCGAGAATTCGCTGATCGCCTGCAATGCCAGGGCGTCGGCTCTTTCGGCGAGGTTGATCAAGCTGATCTTCATGCAGTCGATCGCGTCGCTGTCATTGCGAATCAGATGCAAATGACTGAGACACTCTTCGGACTTGGCCAACAGCTTTTCAGCCTGATGCAAGAACTCTGGAAGTGCCAGTTGCCACTCGTTACCGTCGTTCATCATGCAAGCCTCCGCAAAAGGTCGGGTGATGAGATGTCGCACCGGGCGAATGGCTTAAAACTAGCGCTGAAATTTGACTGAAGTCTGTAGGCTGATTCTGAGTATTCAGTAGGACGTTTATTTAAATGATGGCGACGACGGCGCGTGGCCCTCATGATCGAGGTCAGTTGCACACCTTCGGTTGCCGCGACGTGTAGGTCCGGAAGGCCCGTGGACCGAGGGCTAGGGATGGCAAACAAAAGCCTGACTCCATTCATGCAATGAGAATGGCATCACATTAATGGCTATTAGATATTGCGAATATCAGGTTTTGCCTGATTGTGCATAGGGGAATCCCTTATGTCGCGGAACCTCGCGTCGATTTGAATGTCGCGCGATGTCGCTTCGCCGCCGTCTGGAGATGGCTAACGCAGTAAAGCATGATGTCAGTGTGACATCAATGAATTTGCGTGGCATTTTACAAGGGTCAAGATCTGGCATTCGCCGCCGATAACTGGCTTTAGTGAACAAACTTTCGCGCAACACTTTCCAGCGCAAAACAGGAGCTCTCAATGGCCGGCATTCTCGACACGGTAGATCAACGCACACAACTGGTGGGCGAGAATCGCCTGGAGATCCTCATGTTTCGCCTGGCCGGGCGCCAATTGTTCGCGATCAACGTGTTCAAGGTGCAGGAAGTCCTGCAATTGCCCAAGTTGACGTTGATGCCCCAGCGTCACCCCTTTGTCTGCGGCGTCGTCAACCTGCGCGGCCAGACGCTGCCGGTGATCGACCTGTCCCAGGCCATCGGCATGCGACCGCTGGTACCGGGTCCCGACAGCACGATTATCGTTACTGAGTACAACCGTTCGGTGCAGGCGTTCCTGGTGGGCGGCGTGGACCGTATCGTCAACATGAACTGGGAAGCGATCCTGCCACCGCCCACCAGCGCCGGGCGCCAGCATTACCTCACCGCCATCAGCAAGGTCGACGACCAGTTGGTGGAGATCATCGACGTGGAAAAAGTCTTGGCCGAGATCGTGCCGTATAACGCCAAGGTGTCCCGCGAAAAACTCGACGACCCGGTGCTGGAGCGTGCCCGTGGCCGTGAAGTGCTGTTGGTGGATGACTCCAACGTGGCGTTGTCGCAGTTGCGCGACACCCTGGGCCAGTTGGGGGTCAAGATGCACATCGCCAGCGATGGCCTCAAAGCCCTGAACATGCTCAAAGCCTGGGCCGATAGCGGCCAGGTGATGACCGACAAGCTGCTGATGATCTTCACCGACGCCGAAATGCCCGAAATGGACGGCTACCGCCTGACCACCGAGATCCGCAACGACCCGCGCCTGCGCAAGCTGTATGTGGTGCTGCACACGTCGCTGTCGGGCAGCTTCAACGAGTCGATGGTGA
It encodes:
- a CDS encoding sensor histidine kinase — translated: MYAKLKSLLARFVSSSHARRLMLALCLVSLLLSLFAYAGTKPVPLAVLLLNLAILALVGLQQWGSRKSIKFQPQELAERLLQVQENERHRLSRELHDDIGQLLTAAKLQSEWLKRRLPQDLQGQCTVLCSTLDETLAKVRDVSAILNPRQLASLGLEASLRAHLIKTLENTPIHWSLECQQRLTGIPEEMAVAAFRITQEAVTNMLRHAQAHNLLIRLQRLPEGLSLSISDDGQGFSPAIDPGLEGQRGMAGMFERIDQLGGTLSVSSQPGKGTRIEALFPWAPRALERASSPKVFE
- a CDS encoding chemotaxis protein CheV, which translates into the protein MAGILDTVDQRTQLVGENRLEILMFRLAGRQLFAINVFKVQEVLQLPKLTLMPQRHPFVCGVVNLRGQTLPVIDLSQAIGMRPLVPGPDSTIIVTEYNRSVQAFLVGGVDRIVNMNWEAILPPPTSAGRQHYLTAISKVDDQLVEIIDVEKVLAEIVPYNAKVSREKLDDPVLERARGREVLLVDDSNVALSQLRDTLGQLGVKMHIASDGLKALNMLKAWADSGQVMTDKLLMIFTDAEMPEMDGYRLTTEIRNDPRLRKLYVVLHTSLSGSFNESMVKKVGCDNFLSKFQPDKLVDVVRERLMLDEVPA